From one Halosimplex rubrum genomic stretch:
- a CDS encoding formate/nitrite transporter family protein — MAEQLTPGEIFDRAVAEGERRLDQSPLELASTSFIAGFTVLFGVVALGIVEGLVRPTAGHAARVAGALAFAPGVVFLVAGRTELFNENFSDPAAAAVERGVSALPSLLRLWTLTFVFNLLGGGLLALVFAVDGAIPPAGADALQRFAEETAHRPARTWFTRGVAGGALVSLLSFLVVSVRSDGSRLWLAYAVGFMLALGPFDHVVVSILHVVLGTLLGATVGPERLAAMTAVVTAGNLVGGFGLVTVTHVTQAMGAESSDG; from the coding sequence GTGGCGGAGCAACTGACGCCGGGCGAGATCTTCGACCGCGCCGTCGCGGAGGGCGAGCGCCGCCTCGACCAGTCGCCGCTGGAGCTCGCGTCGACGAGTTTCATCGCCGGCTTCACCGTCCTGTTCGGCGTCGTCGCGCTCGGCATCGTCGAGGGGCTCGTCCGACCGACCGCGGGCCACGCCGCCCGGGTCGCCGGCGCGCTGGCCTTCGCGCCCGGGGTCGTCTTCCTCGTCGCCGGCCGGACGGAGCTGTTCAACGAGAACTTCTCCGACCCCGCCGCCGCCGCGGTCGAGCGCGGCGTCTCCGCGCTCCCGTCGCTGCTCCGCCTGTGGACGCTCACGTTCGTCTTCAACCTCCTCGGCGGCGGCCTGCTGGCCCTCGTGTTCGCCGTCGACGGCGCGATCCCACCGGCCGGGGCCGACGCGCTCCAGCGCTTCGCCGAGGAGACCGCGCACCGGCCCGCACGCACGTGGTTCACCCGCGGCGTCGCCGGCGGTGCGCTCGTGAGCCTGCTCTCCTTTCTCGTCGTCTCCGTCCGGAGCGACGGGAGCCGGCTCTGGCTCGCCTACGCCGTCGGCTTCATGCTCGCGCTCGGCCCGTTCGACCACGTCGTCGTCTCCATCCTCCACGTCGTCCTCGGAACGCTGCTGGGCGCGACGGTCGGCCCGGAACGGCTCGCCGCGATGACCGCCGTCGTCACCGCCGGCAACCTCGTCGGCGGGTTCGGCCTCGTCACCGTCACACACGTCACACAGGCGATGGGCGCCGAATCGTCCGACGGCTGA
- a CDS encoding HAD family hydrolase, with amino-acid sequence MPERAEQSVSFKVRRFDGGFVVVSFDLFGTLVAVSRPAEPAEAVARQLRERGVAVPDDWARAYREPQVTVEPGAELPLSDHVGHALASRGVDAEAETVAAAVRAAFDGPVDTREGAEAAVAAAAEGAPVGVLSNCSVDGLVERTLERSELAVDRFDAVVASVDCGWRKPDRRAFEAVADALGVPVADLVHVGDDPATDGGAGDVGARSVLLDDIGLADLPTRLEGMECR; translated from the coding sequence ATGCCCGAGCGCGCTGAACAGTCCGTATCGTTCAAGGTGCGGCGGTTCGACGGGGGGTTCGTGGTAGTTTCGTTCGACCTGTTCGGCACGCTCGTCGCCGTCTCCCGGCCCGCCGAGCCCGCCGAGGCGGTCGCCCGGCAGCTCCGCGAGCGCGGGGTCGCGGTCCCCGACGACTGGGCGAGAGCCTATCGCGAGCCGCAGGTCACCGTCGAACCGGGTGCGGAGCTCCCGCTGTCGGACCACGTCGGACACGCGCTCGCGAGCCGCGGCGTCGACGCCGAGGCGGAGACGGTCGCGGCCGCCGTTCGCGCGGCGTTCGACGGGCCGGTGGACACCCGCGAGGGCGCCGAGGCGGCCGTCGCGGCCGCCGCCGAGGGCGCCCCCGTCGGGGTCCTCTCGAACTGCAGCGTCGACGGGCTGGTCGAGCGGACGCTCGAACGGTCGGAACTCGCTGTCGACCGATTCGACGCGGTCGTCGCGAGCGTCGACTGCGGGTGGCGCAAGCCCGACCGCCGCGCGTTCGAGGCGGTCGCCGACGCGCTCGGCGTCCCGGTCGCGGATCTGGTTCACGTCGGCGACGATCCCGCGACCGACGGCGGCGCCGGCGACGTCGGCGCGCGGAGCGTCCTCCTGGACGACATCGGCCTGGCGGATCTGCCGACGCGACTGGAGGGGATGGAGTGTCGCTGA
- a CDS encoding CobD/CbiB family cobalamin biosynthesis protein, with the protein MSLSTVAVGLALALDAALGEPPTRVHPVAWFGRLVAPLDRPWTRPRLAGALATVALPLVAALTVGGVVAAAGAWRPLAGAVAGGLALFLTTSLRRLLSVAREVTALTETDLDAARAELRALAGRDAAALSAGEVRSAVVESVSENLADGLVAPLGAFVVLAVVGALLPSAGALRPGLDPAVAAVALGAAGAAWVKAVNTMDSMLGYRSKPVGWAPARLDDAVMWAPARASAVLIAAASLSPGSVLAARRWLDRVPSPNSGWPMGTVAAALGVRLVKPGAYDIDADAPLPTADDAERAVRRVGLAGGLAYLGAGAVTYVGAGVFTWA; encoded by the coding sequence GTGTCGCTGAGTACCGTCGCGGTCGGGCTGGCGCTCGCGCTCGACGCGGCCCTTGGCGAGCCGCCGACGCGCGTCCATCCCGTCGCCTGGTTCGGCCGGCTGGTCGCGCCGCTGGACCGGCCGTGGACCCGGCCACGACTCGCCGGCGCGCTCGCGACGGTCGCGCTCCCGCTGGTCGCGGCGCTGACCGTCGGCGGCGTCGTCGCCGCGGCCGGTGCCTGGCGGCCGCTCGCGGGCGCCGTCGCCGGCGGGCTCGCCCTGTTCCTGACGACGAGCCTCCGGCGGTTGCTGTCGGTCGCCCGCGAGGTGACGGCGCTGACCGAGACGGACCTCGACGCGGCCCGGGCCGAGTTGCGCGCGCTCGCCGGCCGCGACGCCGCGGCGCTGTCGGCCGGCGAGGTGCGGAGCGCGGTCGTCGAGAGCGTAAGCGAGAACCTCGCGGACGGGCTGGTCGCGCCGCTGGGCGCGTTCGTCGTGCTGGCGGTCGTCGGCGCGCTCTTGCCGTCGGCTGGGGCGCTTCGGCCCGGTCTCGACCCGGCCGTCGCGGCGGTCGCGCTGGGCGCGGCCGGGGCGGCGTGGGTCAAGGCGGTGAACACGATGGACTCGATGCTCGGTTACCGGTCGAAACCCGTCGGGTGGGCGCCGGCGCGGCTGGACGACGCGGTCATGTGGGCGCCCGCGCGGGCGAGCGCCGTCCTGATCGCCGCGGCGTCGCTGTCGCCCGGTTCGGTGCTCGCCGCGCGGCGCTGGCTCGACCGCGTCCCCTCGCCGAACTCCGGGTGGCCGATGGGGACGGTCGCCGCCGCGCTGGGCGTGCGCCTCGTCAAGCCCGGCGCGTACGACATCGACGCCGACGCGCCGCTGCCGACGGCCGACGACGCCGAGCGGGCAGTCCGTCGAGTGGGACTGGCCGGCGGGCTGGCGTACCTGGGTGCGGGCGCGGTGACGTACGTGGGTGCGGGGGTGTTCACGTGGGCCTGA
- the cobS gene encoding adenosylcobinamide-GDP ribazoletransferase gives MGLKEVPRAIRGALGFLSRLPVGRDERAWEAFRTAPWTLPVAGYLLGGLAAVPVAVGVLAPVPAVTVALAYVLAVVALTGINHFDGVADLGDAAVVHGDAERRREVMGDTALGVGGTLALAVVVTGLALAGAGLAALPVAAAVGLVVAAEVAAKAAMATLVALGSAAHDGFGAAVADETPPRGLVAPLVLAAPAVALTLPSLAAVAALSSGVGVALALLWWARDRLDGVTGDVIGGANELARVAALHAGLVAWRADFAVPVGFGEPVGLAVPVGLGEVVAWTLW, from the coding sequence GTGGGCCTGAAGGAGGTTCCGAGGGCGATCCGCGGCGCGCTGGGGTTCCTCTCACGGCTCCCGGTTGGCCGCGACGAGCGCGCCTGGGAGGCGTTTCGGACGGCGCCGTGGACGCTCCCGGTCGCTGGCTACCTGCTGGGCGGGCTCGCCGCCGTGCCGGTCGCGGTGGGCGTCCTCGCGCCCGTTCCCGCGGTCACGGTCGCGCTCGCGTACGTGCTCGCGGTGGTCGCGCTGACGGGGATCAACCACTTCGACGGCGTCGCGGACCTGGGCGACGCGGCCGTCGTCCACGGCGACGCCGAGCGCCGCCGGGAGGTGATGGGCGACACCGCACTGGGCGTCGGCGGGACGCTCGCGCTGGCGGTCGTGGTCACCGGGCTGGCGCTGGCCGGGGCGGGGCTCGCGGCGCTGCCGGTCGCGGCGGCCGTCGGGCTTGTCGTCGCCGCGGAGGTCGCGGCGAAGGCCGCGATGGCGACGCTGGTCGCGCTCGGTTCGGCGGCCCACGACGGCTTCGGCGCGGCGGTCGCCGACGAGACGCCGCCGCGCGGGCTCGTCGCCCCGCTCGTGCTGGCCGCCCCTGCGGTCGCGCTGACCCTGCCGTCGCTCGCGGCCGTCGCGGCGCTTTCGAGCGGCGTGGGAGTCGCCCTCGCGCTGCTGTGGTGGGCGCGGGACCGACTCGACGGCGTGACCGGCGACGTGATCGGCGGCGCGAACGAACTCGCGCGAGTGGCCGCGCTCCACGCCGGGCTGGTGGCCTGGCGGGCCGACTTCGCGGTGCCGGTCGGTTTCGGGGAGCCGGTAGGTCTCGCGGTGCCGGTGGGGCTCGGGGAGGTGGTCGCGTGGACGCTCTGGTGA
- a CDS encoding NTP transferase domain-containing protein: protein MCGGKGTRLDFDGEKPLFPVDGEPMVDRVLAALADSRVDRVSAVVSPHAPETAAHVDCPTVETPGEGYVADLQHALADERVGRPVLTVAADLPLLDAEAVDGVLDAHESGSLTVATPTFLKSALGVSVDTTFVHEGEELAPAGVNVVGDGPDRTAVRDDARLAVNVNRREDAEVAERLLH, encoded by the coding sequence ATCTGCGGCGGGAAGGGCACGCGGCTCGACTTCGACGGCGAGAAGCCCCTGTTTCCGGTCGACGGCGAACCGATGGTCGACCGGGTGTTGGCGGCGCTGGCGGACAGTCGAGTCGACCGGGTGTCCGCCGTCGTCTCGCCCCACGCCCCCGAGACCGCCGCCCACGTCGACTGTCCGACCGTCGAGACGCCCGGCGAGGGGTACGTGGCGGATCTGCAGCACGCGCTGGCCGACGAGCGGGTCGGCCGGCCGGTGCTGACGGTCGCGGCGGACTTGCCGCTGCTGGACGCCGAGGCGGTCGACGGCGTGCTCGACGCCCACGAGTCGGGCTCGCTGACCGTCGCGACGCCGACCTTCCTCAAGAGCGCGCTGGGCGTGAGCGTCGACACGACGTTCGTCCACGAGGGCGAGGAACTCGCGCCGGCGGGCGTCAACGTCGTCGGCGACGGCCCCGACCGGACCGCGGTCCGCGACGACGCCCGCCTGGCGGTCAACGTCAACCGCCGCGAGGACGCCGAAGTCGCCGAGCGACTGCTGCACTGA
- a CDS encoding aminotransferase class I/II-fold pyridoxal phosphate-dependent enzyme gives MDNEAVARLAGTAVTHGSSDDPDALDFSANVNPEVPDGVAQVYAEALDDARTYPPEDYPDYRRAAAGYVDCEAGDVVPTAGGLAAIRLAVAVTVDPGDRALVPEPSFGEYAREVELQGGAAVAVDHDALLERDPGEFALVLLCNPNNPTGDAYEPGALADFADRCRAAGTPLLVDEAFLGFTDRPSLAGEPGVVTARSLTKLFGLPGLRAGFAVATGELGDRVRTAAITWGLGWPAAAVGAHCMDSPGFVAETRDRVASERERLRAAFDGDPRFSVYRPDPPTEDATAPFLLLDCESDDGVEELLSRARAAGIELRDARSFAGLDSHVRVAVRTPADHDRLLGALDVRE, from the coding sequence ATGGACAACGAGGCGGTCGCGCGGCTGGCCGGGACGGCGGTGACCCACGGCAGCAGCGACGACCCCGACGCCCTCGACTTCAGCGCGAACGTCAACCCCGAGGTGCCCGACGGCGTCGCCCAGGTCTACGCGGAGGCGCTCGACGACGCGCGGACCTACCCGCCCGAGGACTACCCCGACTACCGGCGGGCCGCCGCCGGCTACGTCGACTGCGAGGCCGGCGACGTGGTCCCGACGGCGGGCGGGCTGGCGGCCATCCGCCTGGCCGTCGCGGTGACGGTCGACCCGGGCGACCGGGCGCTCGTCCCCGAACCGAGCTTCGGCGAGTACGCCCGCGAGGTCGAGCTGCAGGGCGGCGCGGCGGTGGCGGTCGACCACGACGCCCTGTTGGAGCGCGACCCCGGCGAGTTCGCGCTCGTTCTCCTGTGCAACCCGAACAACCCGACCGGCGACGCCTACGAGCCGGGGGCGCTGGCCGACTTCGCCGACCGCTGTCGCGCGGCGGGGACGCCGTTGCTCGTCGACGAGGCGTTCCTGGGGTTCACGGACCGGCCGTCGCTGGCGGGCGAGCCGGGCGTGGTCACCGCGCGGTCGCTGACGAAGCTGTTCGGGCTGCCGGGGCTGCGTGCGGGCTTCGCCGTCGCGACGGGCGAACTGGGTGACAGGGTCCGGACGGCGGCGATCACCTGGGGACTCGGCTGGCCCGCGGCCGCCGTCGGCGCGCACTGCATGGACAGCCCGGGATTCGTCGCCGAGACGCGCGACCGCGTGGCGAGCGAGCGCGAGCGGCTACGGGCGGCCTTCGACGGCGACCCGCGGTTCTCCGTGTATCGGCCCGACCCGCCGACGGAGGACGCGACGGCGCCGTTCCTCCTCCTCGATTGTGAGAGCGACGACGGCGTCGAAGAGCTGCTCTCGCGGGCGCGGGCGGCCGGTATCGAACTCCGGGACGCCCGCTCGTTCGCGGGGCTGGACTCGCACGTCCGGGTCGCCGTCCGGACGCCCGCCGACCACGACCGGCTGCTGGGGGCGCTGGATGTTCGAGAGTAG
- a CDS encoding adenosylcobinamide amidohydrolase produces MFESRVSADVLRVRRPDTRWLSTGFAGGYQRADAAYNCTVPEGFDRTDLSAYVAERRERAGFSDEGPAMLTGVELRHARRARLDGVEVVATAGISNPAHLSMDGERAAERADSGGGETGDDPPRPGTVNLVVGTTRALDEGALATLLATAVEAKTATLLAETGFTGTTSDAVVVGSDPSGEPAAFAGSATPVGRATRVCVRDAVRASLAARYGGMAGDGSGDAVPESVAAAEYGVRSSGRAAVSRVGQ; encoded by the coding sequence ATGTTCGAGAGTAGGGTGTCGGCGGACGTGTTGCGGGTTCGGCGACCCGACACCCGCTGGCTCTCGACCGGCTTCGCGGGCGGGTACCAGCGGGCGGACGCCGCCTACAACTGTACCGTTCCGGAGGGCTTCGACCGGACGGATCTCTCCGCCTACGTCGCCGAGCGCCGCGAGCGGGCGGGCTTCTCCGACGAGGGACCGGCGATGCTGACCGGCGTCGAGTTGCGACACGCCCGCCGCGCCCGGCTGGACGGCGTCGAGGTCGTGGCGACCGCGGGGATCTCGAACCCGGCGCACCTCTCGATGGACGGCGAGCGGGCGGCCGAGCGAGCGGACTCGGGCGGCGGCGAGACCGGCGACGACCCGCCGCGGCCGGGGACGGTGAACCTCGTCGTCGGGACGACGCGGGCGCTGGACGAGGGCGCGCTGGCGACGCTGCTGGCGACGGCCGTCGAGGCCAAGACCGCGACGCTGCTGGCCGAGACCGGCTTCACCGGGACCACGTCGGACGCCGTGGTGGTGGGGTCGGACCCCTCCGGCGAGCCCGCGGCGTTCGCCGGCAGCGCGACGCCCGTGGGACGGGCCACGCGGGTCTGCGTCCGTGACGCCGTCCGGGCGAGTCTCGCCGCGCGGTACGGGGGGATGGCCGGTGACGGGAGCGGCGACGCGGTCCCCGAATCCGTCGCGGCGGCGGAGTACGGCGTCCGTTCGAGTGGACGGGCGGCCGTCTCGCGGGTCGGCCAGTAG